The following coding sequences lie in one Azospirillum humicireducens genomic window:
- a CDS encoding TauD/TfdA family dioxygenase, with protein sequence MRELANAGVVVVPSHLTPRWDAEAAVILETLDSYHRHAAAYQQITGFDDEHIAATLRDDLRSNAPSLADFADHLLASLNTGGCAAYVPELGLGGFDPDRRALLLYALSVVIGKPSPTDAHPPDSLLVADNHRALHARTGFADRRRHLLRVRMRGDEPRNAAAFPMLTRLQATVPAGSFHPRREDAHILPNSAR encoded by the coding sequence ATGCGAGAACTCGCAAACGCGGGCGTCGTCGTCGTGCCATCCCATCTCACGCCGCGATGGGATGCCGAAGCGGCCGTTATCCTGGAAACGCTCGACTCCTACCACCGCCATGCCGCCGCCTATCAGCAGATCACCGGCTTCGACGACGAGCACATCGCCGCCACCCTGCGGGACGATCTGCGCAGCAACGCCCCCAGCTTGGCCGACTTCGCGGATCATCTGCTCGCCAGCCTGAACACCGGCGGTTGCGCTGCCTATGTGCCGGAACTCGGACTCGGCGGCTTCGACCCCGACCGGCGGGCCCTGCTGCTCTATGCACTGTCGGTCGTCATCGGCAAGCCTTCGCCAACCGACGCCCACCCACCGGACAGCCTGCTGGTCGCCGACAACCACCGGGCCCTGCATGCCCGCACCGGCTTCGCCGACCGGCGGCGCCATTTGCTGCGCGTCCGCATGCGGGGCGACGAGCCGCGCAATGCCGCGGCCTTTCCCATGCTGACGCGGCTGCAGGCCACGGTGCCGGCTGGATCGTTTCACCCCCGGCGCGAGGACGCGCACATTCTGCCGAATTCGGCTAGGTGA